In one Prochlorococcus marinus XMU1404 genomic region, the following are encoded:
- a CDS encoding cell division protein FtsQ/DivIB, producing MNNQKKTNNRNFLFLILFLLSTSLVSLKTLKKVYIQDIRISGSKFFSKNDLVNNSSLKFPIRLIFIQAKVLEKELKQNLSLKNVSVSRQIFPFGLEVQVNTRTPIAYGERIINNEKILGFIDQDGIFIDQQNVDKKNLDKITIKVVGWEEKFKRTLSEIFITQENYEFELVNITFSPNGFLTIEEKDLKTIFLGFNPNLISYQLQIINNLKNEFKKNNFSEKIDNIDLTDPNKPKIKVFKP from the coding sequence GTGAATAACCAAAAAAAAACTAACAATAGAAACTTTTTATTTCTAATTTTATTTTTATTATCAACAAGCTTAGTAAGTCTAAAAACTTTAAAAAAGGTATATATTCAGGACATAAGGATCTCTGGTAGTAAATTTTTCTCAAAGAATGATTTAGTAAATAATTCATCTTTAAAATTTCCAATCCGCTTAATTTTTATTCAAGCTAAGGTTCTAGAAAAAGAATTAAAACAAAATTTATCGCTTAAAAATGTTTCGGTAAGTAGACAAATATTCCCTTTTGGTTTGGAAGTTCAAGTTAATACTAGAACCCCAATTGCTTACGGTGAAAGAATAATTAATAACGAAAAAATATTAGGTTTTATTGATCAAGATGGAATTTTTATCGATCAACAAAATGTAGACAAAAAAAATTTGGATAAAATAACCATAAAAGTTGTTGGATGGGAAGAAAAATTTAAAAGAACATTATCTGAAATTTTTATTACCCAAGAGAATTATGAATTTGAGTTAGTTAATATTACTTTTTCTCCCAATGGGTTTCTTACTATTGAGGAAAAAGATTTAAAAACAATCTTCCTTGGTTTTAATCCAAATTTAATAAGCTATCAATTACAAATAATCAATAACTTAAAAAATGAATTTAAGAAAAATAATTTTTCTGAAAAAATAGATAATATTGATCTTACTGATCCAAACAAACCAAAAATAAAAGTGTTCAAACCCTAA
- a CDS encoding aspartate aminotransferase family protein, with the protein MKTYSRFDISFKKGKGCWLWDKTGKKYLDAVAGIATCSLGHSDRVLRRNLSTQLKKIQHISNLYIIEEQEQLSRTLTNISCAESVFFCNSGAEANESAIKLIKKFGNTTNESKESIILAAKCSFHGRTLAALSATGQPKYQKGFEPMIKGFKFFEFNNFDSVKKLFEDCKNNDQKISGVLVEPIQGEGGVIPGSKIFFKNLRNICDKYNSLLILDEVQSGVGRTGKMWGYENLGIEPDGFTLAKGLGGGHAIGALLVKEKANIFSPGDHASTFGGNPFACKAALTVLEEINRRNLINNVYLRGEQLSAGFEELIKKFPNIISGKRGLGLIQGLVINDDYADAKDITLKAFEKGLLVVPAGGNVVRIVPPLVISRREINVLLDKLNSIFKEF; encoded by the coding sequence ATGAAAACTTATAGTCGATTCGATATATCTTTCAAAAAAGGAAAAGGTTGTTGGCTATGGGACAAAACAGGTAAAAAGTATCTTGATGCAGTTGCTGGTATAGCCACTTGTAGTCTTGGTCATAGCGATAGAGTTTTGAGAAGAAATCTATCAACTCAACTAAAAAAGATTCAACACATTTCAAATCTCTACATTATTGAAGAACAAGAACAATTAAGCAGAACTTTAACGAATATAAGTTGTGCTGAAAGCGTTTTTTTCTGCAACAGTGGCGCAGAAGCAAATGAATCAGCTATTAAATTAATTAAGAAATTTGGAAATACAACAAATGAAAGTAAAGAATCAATTATTCTAGCTGCTAAGTGCAGCTTTCATGGCAGAACATTGGCAGCCTTGAGTGCTACTGGTCAGCCAAAATACCAAAAAGGTTTCGAACCCATGATAAAAGGGTTTAAGTTCTTTGAATTTAACAATTTTGATTCGGTAAAAAAATTATTTGAAGATTGTAAAAATAATGATCAAAAGATTTCTGGTGTCTTAGTTGAACCAATACAAGGAGAAGGTGGCGTGATTCCTGGAAGTAAAATATTTTTTAAAAACCTTAGAAATATCTGTGATAAATATAATTCTCTTCTTATTTTAGATGAAGTCCAAAGTGGAGTAGGTCGAACTGGAAAAATGTGGGGCTATGAGAATTTAGGAATTGAACCAGATGGATTCACTCTTGCTAAAGGATTAGGAGGAGGTCATGCAATTGGGGCATTATTGGTAAAAGAAAAAGCTAACATTTTTTCTCCAGGAGATCATGCAAGCACTTTTGGAGGGAACCCGTTCGCCTGTAAGGCTGCCTTAACTGTATTAGAAGAAATAAATAGAAGAAATCTTATCAATAATGTTTACCTGAGAGGGGAACAATTAAGCGCTGGGTTTGAAGAATTAATAAAAAAATTTCCAAATATAATTAGTGGGAAAAGAGGCTTAGGTTTAATACAAGGTCTTGTTATAAATGATGATTATGCTGATGCAAAAGACATTACGTTAAAAGCTTTTGAGAAAGGATTACTTGTAGTTCCTGCAGGAGGAAATGTTGTTAGAATTGTCCCACCATTAGTTATATCTCGAAGAGAAATTAATGTTCTTTTGGATAAATTAAATTCAATTTTTAAAGAGTTTTAG
- a CDS encoding FAD-binding oxidoreductase: protein MTTNNLKFIDKFREVKNLEIIESQSDLKRLSKDFYNYSPILTEKLDGCIADLVVRPIDHNALKKVAEICWKFSIPLTLRGSGTGNYGQAVPLFKGVVMQMSHFNKIEEFDPDTGFVKVQSGCVMGDLNKQLEKYGRELRLLPSTWKTATIGGFIAGGSGGIGSIRWGFLRDPGNLIGLEAVTMNEKPVLIKFDAEESEPLNHAYGTNGIITSLLLATDIKRKWYSIIIDCIEFEKTIEILKTLTCAAVDLKLGAILEDEIVDQMPTWFKSKSGNNKILVQSTLGGIKTIELICKKFKVESTLLGEEEKLVNGISEVVWNHTTLHMRSKDKNWTYLQMLLPLNNELELINFLRKKWGKKVLWHLEAVSQQGSPRLAALPVLKWNGVEELNEIMEDCKKLGAFIFNPHVLTVEGGGLGVVDADQVKAKIKFDPKGLLNPGKLEGWEIKEQFNI, encoded by the coding sequence ATGACAACAAATAATCTTAAATTTATAGACAAATTTAGGGAAGTCAAAAACTTAGAGATTATTGAAAGCCAATCCGACTTAAAAAGACTCTCAAAAGATTTTTATAACTACTCTCCAATCCTTACTGAAAAATTAGATGGATGTATTGCTGATTTGGTAGTAAGACCTATTGATCATAATGCGTTAAAGAAAGTAGCAGAAATTTGTTGGAAATTTTCTATCCCTCTTACTCTTAGAGGTTCAGGTACAGGTAATTATGGACAAGCGGTCCCTCTTTTTAAAGGAGTTGTGATGCAGATGAGTCACTTTAATAAAATAGAAGAATTTGATCCTGATACAGGTTTTGTGAAAGTACAGTCTGGCTGTGTCATGGGAGATTTGAATAAACAATTAGAGAAATATGGGAGAGAACTAAGGTTGCTGCCTAGTACTTGGAAAACCGCTACAATTGGAGGCTTTATTGCTGGTGGATCAGGAGGTATTGGCTCCATTAGGTGGGGATTTTTAAGAGATCCTGGCAATCTTATAGGTTTAGAGGCAGTGACGATGAATGAAAAACCTGTATTAATAAAATTTGATGCTGAAGAATCCGAACCTTTAAATCATGCTTATGGAACTAATGGAATAATTACCTCTTTATTACTTGCCACTGATATTAAACGTAAGTGGTATTCAATAATTATCGACTGTATTGAATTTGAAAAAACAATAGAAATATTAAAAACTCTTACTTGTGCAGCAGTTGATCTGAAACTGGGAGCAATTCTTGAAGATGAAATTGTAGATCAAATGCCAACATGGTTTAAAAGTAAATCTGGAAATAACAAGATATTAGTTCAATCTACTCTTGGAGGAATAAAAACGATAGAGCTGATTTGTAAAAAATTCAAAGTTGAATCTACCCTCCTAGGGGAAGAAGAAAAACTCGTCAATGGAATTTCTGAAGTCGTATGGAATCATACAACTCTACATATGAGGTCTAAGGATAAAAATTGGACATATTTACAAATGCTTTTGCCACTGAATAATGAACTTGAATTAATTAATTTTTTGAGAAAAAAATGGGGTAAAAAAGTTCTTTGGCATTTAGAGGCAGTTTCTCAGCAAGGATCACCCAGATTAGCGGCTTTGCCAGTATTAAAGTGGAATGGGGTAGAAGAATTAAATGAAATAATGGAAGATTGTAAGAAACTTGGTGCGTTTATATTTAATCCCCATGTTTTAACTGTCGAAGGTGGAGGCCTAGGAGTGGTTGATGCTGATCAAGTAAAAGCGAAAATCAAATTTGATCCTAAGGGGCTATTAAATCCTGGGAAATTAGAAGGCTGGGAAATAAAAGAACAATTTAATATTTAG
- the ftsZ gene encoding cell division protein FtsZ: MSFGNNPNFDQSREILPSQNAKIEVIGVGGGGSNAVNRMIDSDLGGVSFRVLNTDAQALLQSSAERRVQLGQNLTRGLGAGGNPSIGQKAAEESKEELQQALDASDLVFIAAGMGGGTGTGAAPVVAEVAKQSGALTVGIVTKPFSFEGKRRMRQAEEGIARLAENVDTLIVIPNDRLKEVASGASIQEAFRNADDVLRMGVKGISEIITCPGQINVDFADVRSVMTEAGSALLGMGIGSGRSRALEAAQAAINSPLLEAGRIDGAKGCVVNITGGKDLTLDDVNAVGEVISEVVDQDANIILGTAINESMEGEVQVTIIATGFDTNQPLKQQRLKNRLSNTPLYNFSDNKDSGANIPEFLRLRQNKKDIE; encoded by the coding sequence ATGAGCTTCGGTAACAATCCAAACTTTGATCAATCGAGAGAAATCCTTCCAAGTCAAAATGCCAAGATAGAAGTAATTGGCGTAGGTGGTGGTGGAAGCAACGCAGTAAACAGAATGATAGATAGTGATCTAGGAGGTGTATCTTTCCGAGTGCTTAATACTGATGCTCAAGCACTCTTACAATCATCAGCGGAAAGGAGAGTTCAATTAGGTCAAAATTTAACAAGAGGGCTCGGAGCAGGGGGAAATCCCAGTATCGGCCAAAAAGCAGCTGAAGAATCAAAAGAAGAGCTTCAACAAGCCTTAGATGCATCTGATTTGGTTTTTATAGCTGCAGGCATGGGTGGAGGTACAGGTACAGGAGCTGCTCCAGTTGTGGCTGAGGTCGCTAAGCAAAGTGGCGCTTTAACTGTAGGTATAGTTACTAAACCATTTTCTTTTGAAGGCAAAAGGAGAATGCGTCAAGCTGAGGAGGGTATTGCTAGATTAGCTGAAAATGTTGACACTTTAATTGTCATTCCCAATGATCGTTTAAAGGAAGTCGCTTCGGGTGCTTCTATTCAAGAGGCATTCAGGAATGCTGATGATGTTCTTCGAATGGGTGTAAAAGGTATAAGTGAAATCATCACCTGCCCTGGTCAAATTAATGTTGACTTTGCCGATGTAAGATCAGTTATGACTGAGGCAGGATCAGCCCTTCTTGGTATGGGTATAGGTTCTGGACGTTCTAGAGCTTTAGAGGCTGCTCAGGCTGCTATAAACAGTCCATTGCTTGAGGCAGGCAGGATAGATGGTGCTAAAGGATGTGTTGTAAATATCACTGGTGGAAAAGATTTGACACTAGATGATGTAAATGCAGTTGGAGAAGTTATTAGTGAGGTTGTTGATCAAGATGCAAATATCATCTTGGGTACAGCTATAAACGAATCAATGGAAGGTGAAGTACAAGTCACTATAATCGCAACTGGCTTCGACACCAATCAACCACTTAAGCAACAAAGACTTAAAAACAGATTATCAAATACTCCTCTTTATAATTTTTCTGATAACAAAGACAGTGGAGCAAATATTCCAGAATTCCTGAGATTAAGGCAAAATAAAAAA
- a CDS encoding bifunctional folylpolyglutamate synthase/dihydrofolate synthase yields MKNANLKILESLSPKYERDNINLGLSRVKKVLQELGFPCKNIPAIQIIGTNGKGSIAAYLESILFEAKKNFGVTTSPHLFDVCERIRVNKKIINKVDFEKIYNFIEKNYSTCKLTPFEKIICCALKFFDNEKVELLILEAGLGGRLDATTAHKSRPIIAIGNIGLDHKEFLGDTIEKIAKEKLAVIEKDSIVISCDQNSRVEKLINKKVEEVGAEIIWKDSISNNYQLGLKGVFQKQNASVAIGAIQALNKLGFKIKEKYIFEGLKNTTWNGRLEIINFLNKKILVDCAHNYPAAKALSNERCNWENEEEGIYWILGVQRQKDMYAILKTLLKKNDHLLLVPVPNQPSWKLKDLYQIKEINFQNIIEFDKFEFAIDYLFALKKWPPNHPVLTGSIFLVAEFIKFANKQNC; encoded by the coding sequence TTGAAAAATGCAAATTTAAAAATTCTTGAATCATTATCACCCAAATATGAAAGGGATAATATCAATTTAGGTTTATCTAGAGTTAAAAAAGTACTTCAAGAACTTGGATTTCCTTGCAAGAATATTCCTGCAATACAAATTATTGGAACCAATGGGAAAGGATCAATCGCGGCATATTTAGAAAGTATACTTTTTGAAGCTAAAAAAAATTTTGGTGTTACTACATCTCCTCATCTTTTTGATGTATGTGAGAGGATTAGAGTTAATAAAAAAATTATAAACAAAGTTGATTTTGAAAAAATCTATAACTTTATTGAAAAAAATTATTCAACATGTAAATTGACTCCTTTTGAAAAAATAATTTGCTGCGCACTAAAATTTTTTGACAATGAAAAAGTTGAATTGCTTATTCTTGAGGCTGGTTTAGGGGGAAGATTAGACGCGACAACGGCTCATAAATCTAGACCAATAATTGCTATTGGGAATATTGGCTTAGACCATAAAGAATTCCTTGGAGACACGATTGAAAAAATTGCTAAGGAAAAACTAGCAGTTATCGAAAAAGACTCAATTGTTATCTCATGCGACCAAAACAGCCGAGTTGAAAAATTAATAAACAAAAAAGTTGAAGAGGTTGGAGCAGAAATTATCTGGAAAGATTCGATTTCAAACAATTATCAACTTGGATTAAAAGGAGTTTTCCAAAAGCAAAATGCTTCAGTTGCGATTGGAGCAATTCAAGCTCTAAATAAGTTAGGATTTAAAATTAAAGAAAAATATATATTTGAAGGTCTTAAAAATACAACTTGGAATGGAAGGCTAGAAATAATAAACTTTTTAAACAAAAAAATTCTTGTGGATTGTGCACATAATTATCCTGCTGCAAAAGCACTCTCAAATGAGAGGTGTAATTGGGAAAATGAAGAAGAAGGAATTTATTGGATTTTAGGTGTCCAAAGACAAAAAGATATGTACGCAATATTAAAAACACTTCTAAAGAAGAATGATCACTTATTACTTGTACCAGTACCAAACCAACCTAGTTGGAAATTAAAAGATCTCTATCAGATTAAAGAAATTAACTTTCAAAACATAATTGAGTTTGATAAATTTGAATTTGCCATTGATTATTTATTTGCCCTTAAAAAATGGCCTCCTAATCATCCTGTTTTGACTGGTTCTATTTTTTTAGTGGCTGAATTTATTAAATTTGCAAATAAACAGAATTGCTAA
- a CDS encoding D-alanine--D-alanine ligase family protein has translation MVDKKKKCIGLIFGGFSNEHEVSISSAKTVFQAFNSEINKQRFNVKAFYINRYGDWLDSDFSEKILNGEIENNTIKKYGIFNQEKINFLDRIEFQNVDVWFPLLHGFNGEDGSIHGLLKFTKKPLVGCGILGSALGMDKILMKSILSNLNIPQVNYLVFQNENLHDKEVKDKLINEIFKKLNFPIFVKPSNSGSSLGISKVINESEILKALEKALEIDPRILIEEGLEVREIECGIIGNSKLLTSEIGEVKYESDWYDYNSKYNSNNKITIPAEIDSKITKQIKEIAIQSCRALNIYGFARVDFFLEKSSNKILLNEINTIPGFTKNSMFPMLWKASGLNIEQLVAKLVDISLEL, from the coding sequence ATGGTTGATAAAAAGAAGAAGTGTATTGGATTGATATTTGGCGGGTTTTCCAATGAACATGAAGTATCGATATCCTCTGCAAAAACAGTTTTTCAAGCATTTAATTCAGAGATAAACAAACAACGCTTTAATGTAAAAGCCTTTTACATTAATAGATATGGAGATTGGCTTGATAGTGATTTCTCAGAAAAGATCCTAAATGGTGAAATTGAAAACAATACAATAAAAAAATACGGAATTTTTAATCAAGAAAAAATTAACTTCCTAGACAGAATTGAATTTCAAAATGTTGATGTTTGGTTTCCTCTTCTTCATGGATTTAATGGTGAAGACGGATCAATTCATGGTTTACTAAAATTCACAAAAAAACCTTTAGTTGGATGCGGAATTTTAGGCTCTGCTCTTGGAATGGATAAAATATTGATGAAATCAATTTTATCAAATCTAAATATTCCACAAGTTAATTATCTAGTTTTTCAAAATGAGAACCTCCATGATAAAGAAGTAAAAGATAAGTTGATTAATGAGATCTTTAAAAAACTAAATTTTCCTATTTTTGTGAAACCATCTAACTCTGGATCATCTCTTGGTATCTCTAAGGTAATAAATGAATCAGAAATATTAAAGGCATTAGAAAAGGCTTTGGAAATAGATCCTAGAATCTTAATAGAAGAAGGTCTAGAGGTTAGAGAAATTGAATGCGGAATAATTGGAAATTCAAAACTATTAACCTCTGAGATAGGGGAAGTGAAGTACGAGAGTGATTGGTATGATTACAATTCAAAATATAATTCAAATAACAAGATAACTATCCCAGCCGAAATAGATTCTAAAATTACCAAACAAATTAAAGAAATTGCTATTCAAAGTTGTAGAGCACTAAATATTTATGGTTTTGCAAGAGTAGATTTCTTTTTAGAAAAATCTTCAAATAAAATTTTGTTAAACGAAATAAATACAATTCCTGGTTTTACAAAAAACAGTATGTTTCCAATGCTTTGGAAAGCTTCAGGTTTAAATATTGAGCAACTTGTGGCTAAACTGGTAGATATATCTTTAGAATTATAA
- a CDS encoding amidohydrolase family protein, producing MSNSGKAEVLIPRSLFLIEDLDNLIIDVEDLCSVSISWEDGFVSELKPLQNKVTKPKNILFPRFVETHSHFDKSFTWANFPNLESNYGGALSVNLEEHKTRTSDKVLKRVEKSLKLAIHNGYRAIRSHIDTYKSQSMDIWIELFKLQKKFSSELTLQFVALAPLEFWDTSSGEELAKIFSSNGGILGGVIVPPFNKKDTSKFLSKMLLLASKYKLEIDLHIDESIIEPGAGIKVLLETIENLKINSIPITCSHLSSLISLSHKEILNLGEKMAKKNIKVIALPLTNFWLLNRYTKTTPLKRPVAPIKQLQNSHVDVSLGSDNVQDPWYPFGNFDPFYMLSCAIPMLQLNPWERMTLSSIFLAPSRLLNLKWDGLIKKGCPADFVILEAQSWADVFSSSLKRKVFIKGDLHC from the coding sequence TTGAGTAATTCCGGCAAAGCTGAGGTTCTTATTCCCAGAAGCCTTTTTTTAATAGAAGATTTAGATAACCTCATTATTGATGTAGAGGATTTATGTTCAGTTTCCATTAGTTGGGAGGATGGATTTGTTTCTGAGTTAAAGCCTTTACAAAATAAAGTTACTAAACCAAAAAATATTTTATTTCCAAGGTTTGTTGAAACCCATTCGCATTTTGACAAATCTTTTACGTGGGCAAATTTTCCTAATCTGGAATCAAACTATGGAGGAGCATTATCAGTAAATCTTGAAGAACATAAAACTAGAACTTCAGATAAGGTTCTTAAGAGAGTTGAGAAATCATTAAAACTTGCCATACATAATGGATACCGAGCTATTAGAAGTCATATTGATACATACAAAAGTCAATCGATGGATATTTGGATTGAACTTTTTAAATTACAAAAAAAGTTTTCATCTGAGCTTACATTGCAATTCGTTGCTCTAGCCCCATTGGAATTCTGGGATACTTCTAGTGGAGAAGAGTTAGCAAAAATATTTTCCTCTAATGGAGGCATTTTAGGTGGTGTTATTGTTCCTCCTTTTAATAAAAAAGATACAAGTAAATTTCTCTCAAAGATGCTTCTTCTAGCGAGCAAATATAAATTAGAAATTGATTTGCACATAGATGAATCAATTATTGAGCCTGGAGCAGGAATAAAAGTTTTATTAGAGACCATCGAAAATTTAAAAATTAATAGTATTCCTATTACTTGTAGTCATTTGAGTAGTCTTATTTCTTTAAGTCACAAAGAGATTTTAAATTTAGGCGAAAAAATGGCCAAGAAAAATATTAAGGTTATTGCTTTACCACTAACAAATTTTTGGCTGCTCAATCGATACACTAAAACTACCCCATTAAAAAGACCAGTTGCGCCAATTAAGCAATTGCAAAATTCACATGTGGATGTATCTCTAGGTAGTGATAACGTTCAAGATCCTTGGTACCCATTTGGTAATTTTGACCCTTTTTATATGTTGTCTTGCGCAATACCTATGCTTCAACTAAATCCTTGGGAGAGAATGACTTTGTCTTCTATTTTTTTAGCTCCAAGCAGATTATTAAACCTAAAATGGGATGGTTTAATTAAAAAGGGCTGCCCTGCTGACTTTGTAATTTTGGAGGCACAAAGTTGGGCTGATGTTTTTTCGAGCTCTTTAAAAAGAAAAGTATTTATAAAAGGCGATTTACATTGCTAA
- the miaB gene encoding tRNA (N6-isopentenyl adenosine(37)-C2)-methylthiotransferase MiaB, with translation MLTKTKPEEKKFQKNSTTGSYWITTFGCQMNKADSERMAGTLEKMGYTKADNELNADLVLYNTCTIRDNAEQKVYSFLGRQAKRKHKTPSLKLVVAGCLAQQEGESLLRRVPELDLVMGPQHVNNLENLLGKVDAGNQVAATEETFISEDITNARRESSICGWVNIIYGCNERCSYCVVPSVRGKEQSRYPNAIKSEIQNLADDNFKEITLLGQNIDAYGRDLPGTTKEGRKENTLTDLLYYIHDVDGIRRIRFATSHPRYFSKRLIQACYELDKVCEHFHIPFQSGNDEILKQMSRGYTIKKYKNIIENIRSLMPDASITADAIVAFPGETEQQYQDTLKLIADIGFDQVNTAAYSPRPNTPAAVWSNQLSEEVKKTRLQEINALVEKTARRRNQRYINNIERVLIEGLNPKNSSQIMGRTRTNRLTFVEIPQNIKFNFSLGDEIDVRISEARSFSLTGQLCL, from the coding sequence GTGCTAACAAAAACAAAACCAGAAGAAAAAAAATTTCAAAAGAATTCAACTACAGGCAGTTATTGGATAACCACATTTGGATGTCAAATGAATAAGGCTGATTCAGAGAGAATGGCTGGTACATTAGAAAAAATGGGATATACCAAAGCAGATAATGAATTAAACGCTGATTTGGTCCTATACAATACATGCACTATTAGAGATAATGCAGAGCAAAAAGTTTATAGTTTTCTAGGCAGACAGGCAAAAAGAAAACACAAAACACCCAGCTTAAAACTTGTTGTTGCAGGTTGCCTTGCTCAGCAAGAAGGAGAGTCTTTATTAAGAAGAGTACCAGAACTTGATCTAGTAATGGGACCTCAACACGTCAATAATCTTGAGAACCTTCTGGGGAAAGTTGATGCAGGAAATCAAGTTGCTGCTACAGAAGAAACCTTCATCTCTGAAGACATTACAAATGCGAGAAGAGAAAGCTCTATTTGTGGCTGGGTTAATATCATTTATGGGTGTAATGAAAGATGTTCATATTGTGTAGTTCCTTCTGTCAGAGGAAAAGAACAATCAAGATATCCAAATGCGATAAAAAGTGAGATACAAAATTTAGCAGATGATAATTTTAAAGAAATTACTCTTTTAGGTCAAAATATTGATGCTTATGGAAGAGATCTTCCAGGAACTACAAAAGAGGGGAGAAAAGAAAATACCCTAACTGATCTTTTATACTATATCCATGATGTTGATGGGATTCGTAGAATTAGATTTGCTACTAGCCATCCAAGATATTTTTCAAAAAGATTGATTCAAGCTTGTTATGAACTTGACAAAGTTTGTGAACATTTCCATATTCCCTTTCAAAGTGGTAATGACGAAATCTTAAAGCAGATGTCCAGAGGATACACTATCAAAAAGTATAAAAATATCATTGAGAATATAAGATCATTAATGCCAGATGCATCAATTACAGCTGATGCAATAGTTGCTTTCCCAGGAGAAACCGAACAACAATATCAAGATACATTGAAACTAATAGCAGATATTGGCTTCGATCAAGTAAACACAGCAGCATACTCTCCAAGACCAAATACCCCTGCAGCAGTTTGGTCGAATCAACTTTCGGAAGAAGTAAAAAAAACTAGATTGCAAGAAATTAATGCTTTGGTCGAGAAAACTGCTAGAAGAAGAAATCAAAGATACATCAACAATATCGAAAGGGTTTTAATTGAAGGTTTAAATCCAAAAAATTCATCACAAATTATGGGAAGAACTAGAACAAATAGATTAACTTTCGTGGAGATTCCCCAAAACATTAAATTTAATTTTTCATTGGGAGATGAGATAGATGTAAGAATAAGTGAAGCAAGATCTTTTTCTTTAACAGGCCAACTTTGTTTATAA